A section of the Pseudomonas prosekii genome encodes:
- a CDS encoding pentapeptide repeat-containing protein: protein MKTYTSEQLAEILGKHRSWLRGEEGGERANLSGADLSGTYLRGANLSGADLRGTYLRGADLSGTYLRGANLSGADLSGTYLSDANLSGADLSDLSSIWGASGNCCEVKAIQCDHWPVTYTAERMQIGCQFHTLTEWWAFTEDEIGRMDGKALGWWKVWKPILKNIIELSPAVPCGAAP, encoded by the coding sequence ATGAAAACGTACACCTCTGAGCAACTTGCCGAAATCCTCGGAAAACACCGTTCCTGGCTGCGGGGTGAAGAAGGTGGCGAACGCGCCAACCTGAGCGGCGCCGACCTGAGCGGCACCTACCTGCGCGGCGCCAACCTGAGCGGCGCCGACCTGCGCGGCACCTACCTGCGCGGCGCCGACCTGAGCGGCACCTACCTGCGCGGCGCCAACCTGAGCGGCGCCGACCTGAGCGGCACCTACCTGAGCGACGCCAACCTGAGCGGCGCCGACCTGAGCGATCTGTCCAGCATCTGGGGGGCATCAGGTAACTGCTGTGAAGTGAAAGCCATTCAGTGCGACCACTGGCCAGTCACGTACACCGCCGAGCGCATGCAGATCGGCTGCCAATTCCACACGCTGACTGAGTGGTGGGCATTCACCGAAGACGAAATCGGCCGCATGGACGGCAAGGCCCTGGGCTGGTGGAAGGTCTGGAAACCGATTCTGAAAAACATCATTGAGTTGTCGCCAGCCGTCCCTTGTGGCGCAGCGCCATAG
- a CDS encoding YqaJ viral recombinase family protein: MQIITEVKQGSPEWLALRLGIATCSELDCLLVEGKGEAGFGVGAFTYMNTLIGERITGEAADPFQGNRHTERGHEWEGVGRNLYEQREEVKTTQVAIILNHGIGYSPDSLVGDKGLTEIKTKLPKFQVDVILSDKIPKEHVAQCQGGLWVSEREWIDFVCYWPGMPLFIKRAYRDEVMIRKLGERVKTFYEILDERMNKVLGIAA, translated from the coding sequence ATGCAAATCATCACCGAAGTTAAGCAGGGTTCGCCAGAGTGGCTGGCACTACGCCTAGGCATCGCAACTTGTTCGGAGCTGGACTGCCTGCTGGTAGAGGGCAAAGGTGAGGCTGGCTTTGGCGTGGGCGCCTTCACATATATGAACACACTGATCGGTGAGCGCATCACTGGCGAAGCTGCCGACCCTTTCCAGGGAAACCGACACACTGAGCGCGGCCATGAGTGGGAGGGTGTAGGCCGAAACCTATACGAGCAGCGCGAGGAAGTAAAAACCACCCAGGTGGCAATTATCCTCAATCACGGCATTGGTTATTCGCCTGATTCGCTGGTAGGCGACAAGGGGCTGACGGAAATCAAAACCAAGCTCCCTAAATTTCAGGTCGATGTAATCCTCTCTGACAAAATTCCAAAGGAACACGTCGCGCAGTGCCAGGGCGGCCTGTGGGTATCGGAGCGCGAGTGGATCGACTTTGTTTGCTACTGGCCTGGAATGCCGCTGTTCATCAAGCGCGCCTACCGGGACGAAGTGATGATCCGCAAGCTCGGTGAACGCGTGAAAACGTTCTACGAGATTCTTGATGAGCGCATGAACAAAGTACTGGGGATCGCAGCATGA
- a CDS encoding DUF551 domain-containing protein, translated as MSDWIKVSDSLPESPADVQVYCADTKEQFVAFHDKARKQFTYAMDHEGNSIGCLPTHWKPLGPNPEQ; from the coding sequence ATGAGCGATTGGATCAAGGTCAGCGATTCGCTGCCAGAGTCGCCAGCAGATGTTCAGGTCTACTGCGCAGATACGAAAGAGCAGTTCGTTGCATTCCATGACAAGGCGCGCAAGCAGTTCACCTACGCCATGGACCACGAAGGCAACAGCATCGGCTGCCTTCCAACGCACTGGAAGCCGCTCGGCCCAAACCCGGAACAGTAA
- a CDS encoding tyrosine-type recombinase/integrase: protein MSGLYEKGGIWQIDKVFRGQRFRESTGTGDRQEAEQYLIHRLEQLRQEKVYGARQVRTFAHAAARFLTEFRDQPSIKLSAHHLSQLIEFVGEVPLTHIDDQALAPFIKDRLAEKQLENGKVKKGVTNRTVNISIERVVRVLSLCARKWRDDEMRPWLDSVPMLTKLEEKKSSRKPYPMSWGEQSILFGELPSHLQKMALFKVNTGCREQEVCKLRWEWEISVPEIGASVFLIPSDFGGRNERSGVKNGDERLVVLNSVAMSIIEQQRGISADWVFPYKGNAMHRMNDSAWKKARVRAAKLWQEENLLPAHPGYLSIRVHDLKHTFGRRLRAAGVTEEDRKALLGHKNGSITSHYSGAELGHLIEAANMVSATDSRGPVLTILKRRQA, encoded by the coding sequence ATCTCAGGGCTCTATGAAAAAGGCGGTATCTGGCAAATCGACAAGGTCTTCCGGGGCCAGCGATTTCGCGAAAGCACTGGAACTGGTGACCGGCAAGAAGCCGAGCAGTACCTGATCCACCGGCTGGAGCAGCTACGACAGGAAAAGGTATACGGCGCGCGGCAGGTTCGGACGTTTGCTCATGCGGCGGCGCGCTTCCTGACTGAATTCAGGGATCAGCCATCGATCAAGCTGTCTGCGCACCACTTGTCTCAGCTGATTGAGTTCGTCGGGGAAGTGCCGCTGACTCACATTGATGACCAAGCGCTTGCGCCTTTTATTAAAGATCGGTTGGCGGAGAAGCAACTTGAAAATGGCAAGGTGAAGAAAGGCGTCACCAACAGAACGGTAAATATATCGATTGAGCGGGTGGTTCGGGTTTTGTCGTTGTGTGCCAGGAAATGGCGAGATGATGAGATGCGGCCGTGGCTGGATAGCGTGCCGATGCTCACAAAGCTTGAAGAGAAGAAATCGAGCAGGAAGCCCTACCCTATGTCTTGGGGAGAGCAGTCGATTCTTTTTGGAGAGCTCCCGTCACACCTGCAAAAGATGGCCCTGTTCAAGGTAAACACCGGTTGTCGAGAGCAAGAGGTCTGCAAGCTGAGGTGGGAGTGGGAGATTTCAGTGCCGGAGATCGGCGCGAGCGTGTTCCTAATCCCCTCTGATTTCGGCGGCAGGAATGAGCGGTCTGGAGTGAAGAACGGCGACGAGCGCCTGGTTGTGCTGAATAGCGTAGCGATGTCGATTATCGAGCAGCAGCGCGGCATCAGTGCCGACTGGGTGTTTCCTTACAAAGGCAACGCCATGCACAGGATGAACGACTCGGCTTGGAAGAAAGCGCGGGTGAGAGCGGCGAAACTCTGGCAGGAGGAAAACCTTCTCCCCGCTCACCCAGGCTACCTATCAATCCGCGTGCACGATCTTAAGCACACGTTCGGCCGCAGGCTGCGCGCAGCGGGTGTAACTGAAGAAGATCGCAAGGCCTTGCTCGGCCATAAGAACGGCAGCATCACCAGTCACTATTCGGGCGCGGAGCTCGGGCATCTGATTGAAGCTGCGAACATGGTATCAGCCACCGATTCACGTGGACCGGTACTGACAATTTTGAAAAGGAGGCAGGCATGA
- a CDS encoding MerR family transcriptional regulator, with protein sequence MLEPSHNDELPVIPGKRYFTIGEVSELCAVKPHVLRYWEQEFPQLNPVKRRGNRRYYQRQDVLMIRQIRALLYDQGFTIGGARLRLSGDEAKDDTTQYKQMIRQMIAELEDVLVVLKK encoded by the coding sequence ATGCTGGAACCAAGTCATAACGACGAGCTACCCGTCATCCCAGGCAAACGCTACTTCACCATTGGTGAAGTCAGCGAGCTGTGTGCGGTAAAACCGCACGTGCTGCGCTATTGGGAGCAGGAGTTTCCTCAACTCAACCCCGTCAAACGCCGCGGAAACCGCCGGTATTATCAGCGCCAGGACGTGCTGATGATCCGGCAGATCCGCGCGCTTCTTTACGATCAAGGGTTCACCATCGGCGGCGCGCGTTTGCGTTTGTCCGGCGATGAAGCCAAAGACGACACCACTCAGTACAAGCAGATGATTCGGCAGATGATTGCCGAATTGGAAGACGTACTGGTTGTGCTCAAGAAATAA
- the pheT gene encoding phenylalanine--tRNA ligase subunit beta — protein sequence MKFSEQWLRGWVSPQVSRDELVARLSMAGLEVDSVTPAAGEFTGVVVGEVLSTEQHPDADKLRVCQVSNGSETFQVVCGAPNVRPGLKIPFAMIGAELPGDFKIKKAKLRGVESNGMLCSQAELQVGEGNDGLMELPVDAPVGQDIREYLGLDDASIEVDLTPNRGDCLSLAGLAREVGALYNAEVTRPVVAVVPAVHDEVRSVEVLAPAACPRYLGRVIRNVDLSKPTPLWMVERLRRGDVRSIDAAVDITNYVMLELGQPLHAFDLAEINGGIRVRMAEEGEKLVLLDGQEVSLRSDTLVIADHTRALAIAGVMGGEHSGVNTATTRDVFLESAFFDQIAVAGKARSYGLHTDASHRYERGVDWQLAREAMERATGLLLEITGGEAGPIIETVSEQHLPSIAPVTLRAQRITQMLGMEMDPVEVERLLNGLGLNVSADGAGQWRVEVPSHRFDISLEVDLIEELARLYGYNRLPVRYPQARLAPQAKAEARSDLPELRRLLVARGYQEAITYSFIDPKQFELFNPGVEPLLLANPISNDMAAMRSSLWPGLVKSLQHNLNRQQDRVRLFESGLRFVGQLDGLKQEPMLAGVVCGSRLPEGWAQGRDVIDFFDIKADVEAVLGFAGALDSFAFVPGKHPALHPGQTARIEREGRLVGFVGAIHPELSKTLGLDRPVFVFELVLAEVALGKMPKFQELSRFPEVRRDLALIAEKDVAASAVLDVIRENAGEWLTDLRLFDVYQGKGIDPDRKSLAVGLTWQHPSRTLNDDEVNTTTQNILTSLEQRLNATLRK from the coding sequence ATGAAATTCAGTGAACAATGGCTGCGCGGCTGGGTAAGCCCGCAGGTAAGCCGTGACGAGCTGGTTGCTCGTCTGTCGATGGCCGGTCTTGAGGTCGATAGCGTTACGCCGGCCGCCGGCGAATTCACCGGTGTGGTGGTGGGCGAGGTGCTGAGCACCGAGCAACACCCGGACGCCGACAAGTTGCGCGTGTGCCAGGTCAGCAATGGCTCGGAGACTTTCCAGGTCGTTTGCGGAGCGCCGAACGTGCGCCCGGGCCTGAAGATTCCGTTCGCCATGATCGGTGCCGAACTGCCGGGCGACTTCAAAATCAAGAAAGCCAAGCTGCGTGGCGTTGAGTCCAACGGCATGCTGTGCTCGCAAGCCGAGCTGCAAGTTGGCGAAGGCAACGACGGCCTGATGGAATTGCCGGTCGATGCACCGGTTGGTCAGGACATTCGTGAATACCTGGGCCTGGACGATGCCAGCATCGAGGTCGATCTGACCCCGAACCGCGGCGATTGCCTGTCCCTGGCCGGTCTGGCCCGTGAAGTCGGCGCGCTGTACAACGCCGAAGTCACCCGTCCGGTAGTTGCTGTTGTGCCGGCCGTGCACGACGAAGTGCGTTCGGTCGAAGTGCTGGCGCCCGCCGCTTGTCCGCGTTATCTGGGTCGTGTGATCCGTAACGTCGACCTGTCCAAGCCAACACCGCTGTGGATGGTCGAGCGTTTGCGCCGTGGCGACGTGCGCAGCATCGACGCCGCCGTCGACATCACCAACTATGTGATGCTCGAACTGGGTCAACCGCTGCACGCGTTCGATCTCGCTGAAATCAATGGCGGCATTCGCGTGCGCATGGCCGAAGAAGGCGAGAAGCTGGTTTTGCTCGACGGTCAGGAAGTCAGCCTGCGCAGCGATACGTTGGTAATCGCCGACCACACCCGCGCCCTGGCAATCGCCGGCGTCATGGGTGGCGAGCACAGCGGCGTCAACACTGCGACCACGCGTGATGTATTCCTCGAAAGCGCGTTTTTCGACCAGATTGCTGTCGCCGGCAAGGCCCGTTCCTACGGCCTGCACACCGACGCTTCGCATCGTTACGAGCGTGGCGTGGACTGGCAGCTGGCCCGTGAAGCCATGGAGCGCGCGACTGGCCTGCTGCTGGAGATCACTGGCGGCGAAGCTGGCCCGATCATCGAAACCGTCAGCGAACAGCATCTGCCGTCGATCGCCCCGGTGACATTGCGAGCGCAGCGCATCACGCAGATGCTGGGCATGGAAATGGACCCGGTCGAAGTCGAGCGTCTACTCAATGGCCTGGGCCTGAACGTTAGCGCCGATGGAGCAGGGCAGTGGCGCGTAGAAGTGCCAAGCCATCGCTTCGACATCAGCCTGGAAGTTGATCTGATCGAAGAGCTGGCCCGTCTGTACGGCTACAACCGTCTGCCGGTTCGTTATCCGCAAGCCCGCCTCGCGCCGCAAGCCAAGGCTGAAGCTCGCAGCGACTTGCCTGAATTGCGTCGTCTGCTGGTGGCACGTGGTTATCAGGAAGCGATCACTTACAGCTTCATCGATCCGAAACAGTTCGAACTGTTTAATCCGGGCGTTGAACCGCTGCTGTTGGCCAATCCGATTTCCAATGACATGGCAGCCATGCGTTCGTCGCTGTGGCCAGGCCTGGTTAAATCGCTGCAGCACAACCTTAATCGTCAGCAGGATCGCGTCCGTCTGTTCGAAAGCGGCCTGCGTTTCGTCGGTCAACTGGACGGCCTGAAGCAAGAGCCGATGCTCGCCGGTGTAGTCTGCGGCAGCCGTCTGCCGGAAGGCTGGGCGCAAGGGCGCGATGTCATCGACTTCTTTGACATCAAGGCTGATGTTGAAGCAGTGTTGGGCTTTGCCGGTGCACTGGATTCGTTCGCGTTCGTCCCGGGCAAACACCCGGCGCTGCACCCGGGTCAAACCGCGCGCATCGAGCGTGAAGGGCGCCTCGTAGGTTTTGTCGGCGCGATTCATCCTGAGCTGTCGAAAACCCTCGGTCTCGACCGTCCTGTATTTGTTTTCGAGCTGGTTCTGGCTGAAGTCGCGTTGGGTAAAATGCCTAAATTCCAGGAGTTGTCGCGTTTTCCTGAAGTGCGACGTGACCTTGCGCTGATTGCCGAAAAAGACGTCGCCGCCAGCGCCGTACTGGACGTAATCCGTGAAAATGCAGGGGAATGGCTGACGGACCTCAGGCTATTTGACGTATATCAGGGTAAAGGCATTGATCCTGATAGAAAAAGCCTTGCAGTCGGCTTGACCTGGCAGCATCCATCGCGCACTCTTAATGACGATGAGGTGAATACCACGACGCAAAATATCCTCACCTCGCTCGAACAAAGGTTGAACGCCACGTTAAGGAAGTGA
- a CDS encoding S24 family peptidase, which yields MVQIEEIRNSFVARLKQSLSEAGIPEWGAGVRLAKMAKVTPKACSKWLNGESMPGGAKMLALATALNVRVEWLEYGRGDMRESAGAAPDQGRTPPRSFDLEDEPGYTGVMQLTARGSTGDGEDNPHVEIRGVMAFKSAWLRANNLSQRHLDVIYADGHSMEPTINDGDVLLIDEAKIEPKDGHVFAMQSASKGTIVKRLVKSDFDGWIIRSDNPDKTRYGDETLRDGEINEVRIIGRVVWRGGML from the coding sequence ATGGTTCAAATAGAAGAAATCCGCAATTCGTTCGTGGCGCGCTTGAAGCAGTCCCTGTCAGAGGCTGGGATTCCTGAGTGGGGCGCTGGCGTGCGCCTCGCAAAAATGGCGAAGGTGACCCCGAAGGCGTGTAGTAAGTGGCTCAACGGCGAATCCATGCCTGGGGGCGCCAAGATGCTTGCGTTGGCTACCGCTTTGAACGTTAGGGTCGAATGGTTGGAATACGGCCGAGGCGATATGCGTGAGTCAGCAGGTGCCGCGCCCGATCAGGGCCGCACTCCTCCGCGTAGCTTCGATCTCGAGGACGAGCCAGGCTACACCGGCGTTATGCAACTTACCGCTCGCGGATCCACGGGGGATGGCGAAGACAATCCCCACGTCGAGATTCGCGGCGTCATGGCGTTCAAGTCCGCATGGCTGCGTGCAAACAACCTAAGCCAGCGGCATCTTGATGTTATCTATGCCGACGGCCACAGCATGGAACCGACCATTAACGATGGTGACGTGCTGCTGATTGATGAGGCGAAAATCGAACCGAAGGACGGGCACGTTTTTGCGATGCAGAGCGCATCTAAGGGGACGATCGTGAAACGCTTGGTGAAGTCTGACTTCGATGGCTGGATCATCCGCAGCGACAACCCGGACAAGACTCGCTACGGCGATGAGACGCTGCGTGATGGGGAGATAAACGAGGTTCGAATCATTGGGCGTGTGGTTTGGCGCGGCGGCATGCTTTGA
- a CDS encoding DNA adenine methylase, whose product MTITAPVIRYHGAKFRLAPWVLQHFPPHTCYVESFGGAAGVLMQKPRSYAEVYNDLDGDIVNLFRVLQDPVTRSGLTERLVFTPYSREEFELSWEPSAEPIERARRTIIRAQMGFGSAGATKGVTGFRIDTKRQYGTAQSLWATYPEQLAEVGQRLSGVLIENRPAIEVITAHDGPQTLHYVDPPYVHDTRYKGASSGRYYRHEMDDAAHRELLGTLLELEGMVVLSGYPSELYAELLPGWASYSTSARISAGRGTANRTECIWLNPACVDRVSQIGLDLGERA is encoded by the coding sequence ATGACCATTACTGCACCGGTCATCCGCTACCACGGTGCCAAGTTTCGGCTTGCGCCGTGGGTGTTGCAACACTTCCCGCCGCACACTTGCTACGTCGAATCCTTCGGCGGCGCCGCCGGCGTTCTGATGCAAAAACCTCGTTCCTACGCCGAGGTCTACAACGACCTGGACGGCGACATCGTGAACCTGTTCCGCGTTTTACAGGATCCAGTTACGCGATCGGGACTCACCGAGCGCCTGGTCTTCACGCCCTATTCCCGCGAAGAGTTCGAATTGTCGTGGGAGCCCAGCGCAGAGCCGATTGAGCGAGCGCGACGGACGATCATCCGCGCTCAGATGGGCTTCGGATCGGCCGGTGCAACGAAAGGGGTTACCGGTTTCCGCATAGACACCAAACGGCAGTACGGCACGGCGCAATCGCTGTGGGCCACGTATCCGGAGCAACTTGCCGAAGTTGGCCAGCGCCTGAGCGGCGTGCTGATCGAGAACCGCCCGGCGATCGAGGTCATCACCGCTCATGACGGTCCGCAGACGTTGCACTACGTCGACCCACCCTACGTGCATGACACCAGATACAAAGGCGCGTCGAGCGGTCGGTACTACAGGCATGAAATGGACGACGCAGCGCACCGCGAATTGCTTGGTACTTTGCTCGAGCTAGAAGGAATGGTCGTGCTTTCGGGATATCCGAGCGAACTGTATGCAGAGCTCCTACCTGGCTGGGCCAGCTACAGCACATCGGCGCGCATTAGCGCCGGGCGCGGCACCGCCAATCGAACCGAATGCATCTGGCTGAATCCGGCCTGCGTTGATCGAGTCAGCCAGATTGGCTTGGATCTCGGCGAACGAGCATAA
- the ihfA gene encoding integration host factor subunit alpha — translation MGALTKAEMAERLYEELGLNKREAKELVELFFEEIRHALEDNEQVKLSGFGNFDLRDKRQRPGRNPKTGEEIPITARRVVTFRPGQKLKARVEAYAGTKS, via the coding sequence ATGGGGGCTCTGACGAAAGCTGAGATGGCGGAACGTCTGTATGAGGAGCTGGGCCTGAATAAACGGGAGGCCAAGGAATTGGTCGAACTGTTTTTTGAAGAAATCAGGCACGCTCTGGAAGACAACGAACAAGTCAAGTTGTCCGGTTTCGGCAATTTCGACCTTCGGGACAAACGCCAGCGGCCTGGCCGCAATCCGAAAACGGGTGAAGAAATCCCGATCACGGCTCGCCGTGTGGTCACCTTTCGTCCAGGGCAGAAGTTGAAGGCCCGAGTTGAGGCTTATGCTGGAACCAAGTCATAA
- a CDS encoding ERF family protein codes for MSTEIIMPLERDRQMAAHPAQEISMLSTISRLALDPRCDMDKLERLIKLQDRMEAKTALEAFNAAFAEMQCEMPSVEKRTENTHTKKMYADLDDINYAVRPVMAKFGFGVSFKIVNQANGVSITGILMHKAGHREETTMILPLDTGAGRSAVQSVGSTTTYGKRYVMCALLNITSGDDNDNDGYVESSEQLVTPAQARQIQALLDKCSEAVHANFEKMYGDPGQIAKPAFDGVVAGLNNSISRAAKAAQQAG; via the coding sequence ATGTCCACCGAAATCATCATGCCGCTGGAGCGCGATCGCCAAATGGCCGCCCATCCAGCGCAAGAAATCAGCATGTTGTCGACCATTAGCCGGCTTGCCCTTGATCCTCGCTGTGACATGGACAAGCTGGAACGCCTGATCAAGCTTCAGGATCGGATGGAAGCCAAAACCGCGCTCGAGGCCTTCAACGCCGCTTTCGCTGAAATGCAGTGCGAAATGCCTTCGGTTGAGAAACGCACCGAGAACACGCACACGAAGAAGATGTACGCCGACCTCGACGACATCAACTACGCAGTGCGCCCGGTCATGGCCAAGTTTGGCTTTGGTGTGTCATTCAAGATCGTCAACCAGGCCAATGGCGTCAGCATCACCGGCATCCTGATGCATAAAGCCGGTCACCGCGAAGAAACGACCATGATCCTGCCTCTTGATACAGGCGCAGGGCGCAGTGCTGTTCAATCGGTTGGTTCGACCACGACGTATGGAAAGCGGTATGTGATGTGCGCCCTGCTGAACATTACCAGCGGAGACGACAACGACAACGACGGATATGTCGAGTCATCTGAACAACTGGTCACGCCTGCCCAGGCGCGACAGATTCAGGCGCTGCTGGATAAATGCAGCGAGGCTGTCCACGCCAACTTCGAGAAAATGTATGGCGACCCCGGACAGATAGCTAAGCCCGCATTCGATGGCGTCGTGGCAGGTCTGAACAACTCAATCTCAAGAGCGGCCAAAGCGGCGCAGCAGGCGGGGTAA
- a CDS encoding helix-turn-helix domain-containing protein: MRPLKKSIDDAGGVPSVALACGKTPRAIYKWLVADALPRTEYTGETQYAKKIAELAAANGKPFEPAWLLAEAHPKKTAA; this comes from the coding sequence ATGCGGCCGCTCAAGAAATCGATTGATGATGCTGGTGGTGTTCCGTCCGTGGCACTGGCCTGCGGGAAGACCCCGCGAGCTATCTACAAATGGCTTGTTGCTGATGCATTGCCACGCACCGAGTACACCGGCGAGACCCAGTACGCCAAGAAAATTGCAGAACTGGCGGCCGCCAATGGCAAGCCGTTCGAACCTGCCTGGCTGCTTGCCGAGGCGCACCCAAAGAAAACCGCTGCCTGA
- a CDS encoding DNA cytosine methyltransferase gives MEITYGSVCSGIEAATLAWKPLGMRATWFAEIEAFPSAVLAHHYPNTPNFGDMTKLGALVLAGKIPAPDVLVGGTPCQAFSVAGMRQGLLDPRGALTIKYVELADAVDYVRAGQRKPPCVIVWENVPGVLSDKGNAFGCFLGALAGEDCELQPPGKKWQDAGCVYGPKRTIAWRILDAQYFGLAQRRRRVFVVASARDGFDPTEVLFEREGMRRDSAPRRGQGQDVTGTAPFGPALQCGCGSVFAESLGQYGCPNCEGDEGPAVDMFGGIPAFGGHSLGGSIERSATLTAKDSRLDIESETFFMQSFVADDYKEGTFSVSDVSRPLTTSADRSRAAPLVADISPTLRSGNMRNNSNPATEISMLVGGSAVRRLTPVECERLQGMADDYTMIPWRGKPASECPDGPRYKAIGNSKAVTVVRWIGQRIVRQITPSPY, from the coding sequence ATGGAAATCACTTACGGCTCGGTCTGCTCAGGGATCGAGGCGGCAACACTAGCTTGGAAGCCTCTCGGCATGCGCGCTACCTGGTTCGCCGAGATCGAAGCGTTCCCCAGCGCGGTGCTGGCCCACCACTACCCCAACACTCCGAACTTCGGCGATATGACAAAGCTCGGAGCCTTGGTCCTGGCCGGCAAGATTCCTGCACCCGATGTTCTTGTCGGCGGAACACCTTGCCAAGCCTTCAGCGTCGCCGGCATGCGCCAAGGTCTACTCGACCCGCGCGGCGCCCTCACCATCAAATACGTGGAGCTCGCAGATGCAGTTGACTATGTTCGAGCAGGCCAGCGAAAGCCGCCCTGCGTCATCGTCTGGGAAAACGTCCCCGGCGTCCTCAGCGACAAAGGCAACGCCTTCGGATGCTTTCTTGGCGCGCTTGCTGGGGAAGACTGCGAGCTGCAGCCTCCAGGGAAAAAATGGCAGGACGCTGGTTGTGTGTATGGACCCAAAAGAACAATCGCATGGCGGATCTTGGACGCCCAATATTTCGGCCTGGCCCAACGACGCCGCCGTGTGTTCGTTGTCGCAAGTGCTCGAGACGGATTCGATCCCACCGAGGTACTTTTTGAGCGAGAAGGCATGCGCAGGGATTCTGCGCCGCGCCGAGGCCAGGGGCAGGACGTTACCGGAACAGCTCCTTTCGGCCCTGCGCTCCAGTGCGGATGTGGATCCGTCTTCGCTGAATCGCTAGGCCAATACGGCTGCCCGAACTGCGAAGGTGATGAAGGACCCGCGGTTGATATGTTCGGCGGCATCCCGGCATTCGGCGGGCATAGCCTGGGCGGATCGATCGAGAGATCAGCGACGCTCACCGCCAAAGACAGCCGACTCGACATCGAAAGCGAGACCTTCTTTATGCAGAGCTTCGTGGCCGACGATTACAAGGAGGGAACATTCTCCGTCTCAGATGTATCCAGGCCACTCACCACTAGCGCCGACAGGTCGCGCGCCGCGCCTTTAGTCGCTGATATTTCGCCAACCCTTCGCTCCGGAAACATGCGTAACAACAGCAATCCAGCGACGGAGATTTCCATGTTGGTAGGCGGCTCAGCAGTGCGCCGCCTCACTCCCGTCGAGTGCGAGCGCCTACAGGGCATGGCCGACGACTACACCATGATCCCCTGGCGCGGCAAGCCAGCCAGCGAATGCCCGGACGGCCCCCGCTACAAGGCGATCGGCAACAGCAAGGCTGTCACCGTCGTTCGCTGGATCGGCCAGCGGATCGTTCGCCAGATCACACCCAGCCCGTACTGA